One region of Corvus moneduloides isolate bCorMon1 chromosome 15, bCorMon1.pri, whole genome shotgun sequence genomic DNA includes:
- the FABP6 gene encoding gastrotropin: MAFAGKYEFEGDENYDAFVQKIGLPSDKVEMGRNCKIVTEVVQNGNDFTWTQHFPGGHTTTNSFTVGKEADMETMGGKKFKATVKMEDGKLVADFPNYRHTAEISGGKLVEISTSSGVVYKRTSKKIA, translated from the exons ATGGCATTCGCAGGCAAATACGAGTTCGAGGGTGACGAGAACTACGATGCCTTTGTGCAGAAGATTG GTCTCCCCAGTGACAAGGTTGAAATGGGAAGGAACTGCAAAATCGTGACTGAGGTGGTGCAGAACGGGAATGACTtcacctggacacagcacttccCAGGAGGCCACACCACCACCAACAGCTTCACCGTGGGCAAGGAGGCAGACATGGAGACCATGGGGGGCAAGAAGTTCAAG GCAACTGTCAAAATGGAAGATGGGAAACTCGTAGCTGATTTCCCCAACTACCGCCACACTGCAGAGATCTCTGGGGGGAAGCTGGTAGAG ATTTCTACTTCTTCTGGTGTAGTCTACAAAAGGACCAGCAAAAAGATTGCCTAA